ACACAAAGATGAAGATAAAATAACACTCAAGAAAATTTTGCAAATCAGGTTTATGCCGTTTTTGCTTGTGTTATATTTTTTGATATTTCTCGGGTTTAACTTTTTTTATACAGCATTTCCGGTGCACGTCGTAAAAGCAATGAACTGGAGCACATCACAGATGGGAATATTCTTTGCCGGCTTGAGTCTCGGACTTGTGATAATACAAGGTCCTGTGCTGAGCTTTCTTTCAAAGAAAGTTTCAGATAGTGTGTTGATAATTACAGGTAATTTAATTTTAGGAGCTAATTTTATTTTGTTATATACGAGTGATAATGTTTTATATTATGTAGCAGGGGGATTGTTTGCGATTGGAAACGGGCTGATGTGGCCGTCGTTTTTGTCTTTGCTTTCAAAAGCGGCAGATGAGGAGGTGCAGGGTTCCGTTCAGGGATTTGCAAGCAGTATGGGAAGTCTAGCGAGCATTATCGGACTGATAGCAAGCGGTGTTTTGTATGAAAAATTCGGCAGTGGAACGTTCCTTATCGCAGGAGCAATAATTTATCTGGTTTTCTTCTTATCGTTCAGGTTGATTAAAGTGGAAAGAGAATGCGGGTTTAATCATTAGGATTAACTGTCCAATCTTTTAATGATTTCACAAAACGGTTTGTTAAATCATCTTCATTAGACGAAAGTATTGTTACTATTTCATTAAAAGAAATAACATTGCTGATATTATCAGGATTTTGCGGTTGGATATAAACGATTTCAACATCATAATCTTTGCAAATACTTACAGGAATTTTTTCTCCGGTTTTAACCCACCCATGATTTGTCAAAGCATCGATTAAATTATTGTATTTTTTCTTTTGGCTTGTAGCGCAGTAAATTTTAATAAGACCATCAACTAATTTTTTGATGTTATTCTCTTTAGCTTTTGATAAATACCAATCTTGTTTATCTCTTCGCGACCGTGAATCCGTTTTCAATTCAGTTAAATAGACTTTTCGTGTAGATTCACATATAATTACGTAATCTATTTTAAACGAACTATTTAGCTCGGGAACCTTCTCTGAAATGTCACCAACTCTCACAGGAAATTCAGGCACAATTAAATCAATTGTATCACCAAATTTCGTTTTAATTATTTCATCAAGATAAATCGCAAAGAAAATGTCGGCACGTCTTTCAAGCTGATAAGCAGGTAAAAGCCGCCATACATCGAGGCGTGAAAATAATTTGTCGATTAACTCACCTGTGTTATTCCTCATGATTTATTAAGTTTATTTGGCGCTAAAGAATTTAAAACCTTACTTCGCTCTCAGGTAAACGTGTTTGACGTTTTTCTTTCCTGTTTCGCGTTCGTCGATTTCAAATCTGTTGAGACTTTTGATTAAAGGCAGAAGCTTTTTGAAACCGTAATTGCGCGGGTCAAAGTCAGGCTGTTTTTTGATTATAAGGTCACCAAGCTCACCAAGAAATGCCCATCCGTTTTCATCTGCAACATCGTTAACACTGTCGGAAATAGATTTCACAAGCTCTTTGTCTATTGTATCAATTGTGTCTGTTGAATTTTGATTGTTGTTTTTTGGCTGAGTGTTTTCAATAGGTGCGGATGATTTCTTATTTGTTTTTTTCTTTGAAGGTTTTGACTTCTTAGGTGCTGAAAGAATTGATTTATGTGCCTGCTCTTTTTTTAATATTTCTATGTAGATAAATTTATCGCATGCTGAAATAAATGATACGGGAGTTTTCTTTTCGCCGATGCCGAGAACTTTCATTCCTGCTTCGCGCAAACGTGTCGCAAGGCGTGTGAAGTCACTATCACTGGTTATGAGGCAGAATCCATTTACCCGTCCCGAATATAAAATATCCATTGCATCGATTATCATCGCCGAGTCACTGGCGTTTTTTCCTGTTGTGTAGCTGTATTGCTGAATCGGAGTAATTGCATTTTCAAGCAGAGCGCTTTTCCATCTTGAAACATGCGGACTTGTCCAGTCGGCATAAATTCTTTTGAACGCGGGTGTTCCGTATTTTGCAATTTCCTCAAGCATTCCTTTTATGCTTGTCGAGGGGACGTTCTCGGCATCGATTAATACTGCCAGTCTTAAATCTTTTATCGGTTCCATTAATTATTTTTTAAAAATTTTTCTGCCTGTTTTACGTCTTCTTCGCTCCCGATGAAAAGAGGAACGCGTTGATGAAGAGAGTCGGGTTTTATGTCAAGGATTCTCTGAGAGCCGTTTGAGCTTCTTCCCCCTGCGTGTTCGATAATGTAGCTTAACGGATTTGCTTCATACATTAATCGAAGCTTTCCGTTTTTATTTTTGTTGTCGGCAGGATACATGAAGATACCGCCATATAAAAGATTTCTATGGAAGTCAGCAACAAGCGAACCGACATATCTCGCGCCATAAGGACGGTTTGTTTCTTTGTTGTCAACCTTAAGATAATCGATGTAATTTTGCATTCCTTTAGACCACTTGCAATAGTTGCCTTCGTTGACGGAATATGTTTTTGATTTTTTCGGAATCTGAATGTCTTCACCGAACAAAATAAACTCTCCGACAGTCGGGTCAAGAGTAAAACAGTGCACGCCATTTCCCGCGCAGTAAACAAGCACAGTGCTTGAGCCGTAAACGCAGTAACCTGCAGCAACCTGCTCAGTACCTTTTTGCAGACAGTCTTCGATTGTTCCCGGACCTTCGTTTGAGACACGTTTATAAACAGAGAAAATTGTTCCTATGGAAATATTTGCATCGATGTTGGATGAGCCGTCAAGCGGGTCGAAATGAACTATATATTTGTTAGAAATTGTTTCGCTGTCCTTGAATTTATCATCGAGCGGAATGAAAGTTTCTTCCTCTTCCGAACAAACTGCACAGATATGTCCGCCGAGCTTCATTGTTGTCGTGAGAACGTCGTTAGCATATTCATCAAGCTTTTTGACTTCTTCGCCTTGCACGTTTTCTTTTCCTGCGAGTCCGAGAATATCAACAAGTCCTGCGCGGTTGACTTCCAGAGAAATCAATTTGCACGCAAGTGCAATATCCGCAAGCAGGTCAGAGAGCTGTCCCGATGCTTCAGGTGTTTTTCTTTCTTCTTCTATTATATGACGGTAGAGGGTTTTAAACTTACTTTCCATTCGTTAGTTTATAATTTAATAGTATATTTAATTTATTTTTTTGATTTTAGAAATAAATTTATTCAGGTTGTTATTGAAATTGTTTTGCAAAAGAGTATCGATATATTTACGAAATATTTCCGAATTGTTATCATTAAATGAATTATAATTATGGCATATTGAATTAACTATATTGTCATTAACTGAACAACCAAATATGTTTACAAAAAAATCTCTTTCATGGCTTGAAAAATCATCAGTAAAAAATAAATCGTTTCTAGTTCTCAAATTGTCATTTGATCTCCTGGTGTTTCTGGTTTCATCTGTGCAATCTAAAAAAATATAAGCATCTGCAAGTTCAATGAAATTCTTTTCCAGAGATTCGATATATTTATTTTTTATATATTCATATACATTTAACTCAGGGTTGACAAATTTAAAGGCATAGTTAAATGCGAGTGATGATGTGAAATCAGAGTCGCAGATTACGTTTATGCCTTTATTAACTAAATTATTTACATGCCCTTGTCTATGGCTGAATATTTCTAAAAAAAATAATTGTTTTTCTTGGTTTTGTTGAAGTGTTAATGGCTTTTTTATAACGCCAACTTTGTTTATCCATTCTTTGTGTTCTTCAACATAATGTAAACCCAATTCATTACTTAACAACTTTGCTAAAGTGGTTTTCCCTGAAGCGGATAAACCAGAAAGAACTATAACTTTTCCTTTTTCAGATTTTATCATTTAAGTAAAGTTTAGTTCTATCGGTGTTAGACCAATAGTTCGATTGCGTTTCTTATGTTTTCCACAGGAACGATGTCGATTTTAGAATTTTTTGTATTAATGTTTTTCAGATTTCCTTTTGGGATAATAATTTTTTTGAAGCCGAGCTTTGCGGCTTCATTGATTCGTTTATCGATATATGAAATCGTTCTGATTTCACCCGAGAGCCCTATTTCTCCAAGCACGACGGTTTCGGAATCAAGCGGAATATCACGCGACGATGAGTAAATGCTCATTGCAATTGCAAGGTCGATTGCGGGTTCGTCGATTTTCACACCGCCTGCTATATTTACAAATATATCTGATTTATTTAAGAAAAGCCCAAGTTTTTTTTCGAGAACAGCAACAAGAAGATTGAGACGCTTATAATCAAAGCCCGATGCGGTTCGCTGGGGCATGCCGTAGTTTGTTGAAGTTACAAGTCCCTGCACTTCGATTAAGATGGGACGGCTGCCTTCGATGGAGCATGAAATAATACATCCCGATGCTCCGTAATTTCTCTGTGAGAGAAAAACTTCACTCGGGTTTAAAACTTCTTTAAGCCCTGTATCGGTCATTTCGAAGATTCCGATTTCGTTTGTCGAGCCGAAACGGTTTTTTATACCGCGAAGGATTCTATATGAATGGGTACGTTCACCCTCGAACTGCAAAACAACATCAACCATGTGTTCGAGGACTTTTGGTCCTGCAATCATTCCTTCTTTTGTAATATGTCCGACGATGAAGACGATTATGCCTTTTGATTTTGCAAGCTTGATTAATGCAGAGGTGCAATCGCGAAGCTGTGAAACTGTTCCCGACGCGCTTTCGAGCTTCGGGTCGTAAATTGTTTGTATGGAATCGATTACGAGTATCTCGGGTTTTTCATTTTCTACAACCGACTCGACTATTTCTAAATTTGTTTCCGATACGACATAAAAATTATTGAGATGATACTTTAATCTGTCGCTGCGGAGTTTAATCTGGAAAGAAGATTCCTCACCGCTTACGTATAAAAATTTTTTGTCTTTTATGTTGTTGGCAATCTGAAGCATCAGAGTTGATTTTCCGATGCCGGGGTCACCACCGATGAGCAATACCGAACCTTTAACCAAACCGCCGCCGAGAACTCTGTCGAGCTCGTCTAAGTTTGTTTTAGTCCGTTCGTAATCGTTTGATATGATATCTGAAATTAACGCAATTTCTGCTGATTTTGCGGCAACTTCGGATTTTTTTGTTTTAGATTGTTTTGCTTCAACTACTTCTTCCTGGAAAGTATTCCACTGCTGGCATTCAGGACATTTGCCGAGCCATCGCGGGCTGTTATATCCGCAGTTCTGGCATATATAAACCGACTTAAGCTTCATATGCAGGACCTCCGGTAATTTTATCGACAGTCCATTTCGGCAGAAGCTTCATGCGTTCATCTATGTGTTGACAATTTGACTCTCCGCACAAAGGACATTTAGGAGGTTTGCACGGGTCCATGTGTATCATGATTTCAAGTTCTGTTGTATTAAATTTTTTGCGGAGGAAATCCTGAAGCTCCTCATTGATTTTATGCGCCTGTTCAATTTTCATATCAGCAGGAACCGCAATGTGAAAATCCAGAAAATATTTATCACCCGACTTCCAGTACCTTAACTGGTGTATGTCAATGATGTTTCCGTTTCTGAATTTTTCCTGTTCAAGCGCGTCGGCAATTTTTTGTAAAGTATCTTTGTCGGTCTGGTTCATCAACCCGCTGACAGATGCTTTCATAAGCTTGAATCCTGTCCAAAGAATATTCATCGCTATTAATATGGCGACGATAGGGTCTAAATAAATGTAATCAGTTATTAAAATTAAAATTAATGCAACGAACGCGGCGATGCTTGTAATGGAATCGGTAAGAATATGTTTTCCATCAGCAACAAGAATCAGACTATTTGTTTTTTTTCCGGAACGTATCAGGTAAAGTCCGAGTAATAAATTAACGAGGGAAGCGAACGCAATTATAATAACACCCATATCAACTTTTTCAAGCTCAGGTCCGACGATAATATCTTTTACGCCATAATACATTATGAACAACGCAGCAATTACAATCAACGCACCTTCAAACCCTGCTGAGAAATATTCTATTTTACCGTAACCGTAAGGTAGATTTTTATTCGGTGGTCTGAGAGTCAGGATTAAACTGTAAAATGCAAAAGCCGAGGCGATGATATTAACGATGGATTCGAGAGCATCGGACAAAATTGCTGCAGAGCCGGTGAGCCAATAACCTGCAATTTTGACGAAAAAGAGTGTAATTCCTATCGTCAATGAAAGGATTATAGCTTTTTTCTTGAGCTTTACTCCGAGTTCCGTTAAATCTGATAGTTCCGTATGCATAACTATATAAATTAACACAAATTAAGGAGATAATTTAGGCATAAGAAACAGAATATAATTTGAGAGGTTAAAAAAATATATTTCTAAATCATGAAAAATCTTTATTATGTAACGCTTATAATAGGAATTTTGTTTGTGCTTCTTGCGCTTGGTGGCGGGACGATTTTTAAAGCGCCGATGACTTCGCTTTCGCAGTATTCATTAGAAAAATCGGGTGTAAAAATCGGATATGTAAATCAGGTTGATGATAAAATTGATGATGTTCTTTACCAAGTAAAAAAAGTTCAGTATCAAATTGACAAAATAAAAACTTTTTTCTCTGAAAATAAACCTGACGAGAGTAATTATAAAAGAGTTCAGAATAAAATTATTGAATCAACAGTTTATAATCCACTTCTTGAGGTGACTTCATTCTTTGTGAGAATATTTTTCTTACTGACAGGCTGCATGATTCTAATGCTGTCGTTTATAATTTATCTTTTGATGAAGTTCAGCGGATTATTTAAGCGTGTAAAGCATCTTGAAAATCAATTACATATAAAACATTCACATTAACTCCCCGATTTGGAAACAATAATAACAAAAGATATAGATAAAGTTTGTTTGGATTTGATGAGAAATGAAGCAGCGGTGATTCCGACTGAAACGGTGTATGGTCTGGCAGCTAAGGCATATAACCCTGATGCGGTTCTGAAAATTTATGAGATAAAAGAACGTCCGAAATTTAATCCGTTGATTGTGCACATATATGACGAGAAGATGCTTGAAGAAATTGCAGAGGAAATTCCTGATTTTGTTTTGAAGCTTATTTCAAAATTTTGTCCGGGTCCACTGACATTTGTTTTGAAAAAGAAAAAAATTATTCCCGATATTGTTACTGCGGGGTTAGATACCGTTGCGGTGCGGTTCCCTGCGCATGAAATGACAAGGGAGCTTTTGAAAAGCTTGAAATGTCCACTGTGCGCGCCTTCTGCCAACAGGTCAGGGAAAGTTTCTCCGACAAGTGCGGAAGAAGCATTTAAAGAATTAAACGGTAGAGTGCATTTTATACTTGATGGCGGGAAATGCGAGATTGGAATCGAGTCAACGGTGATTGACTGCTCGGGAAAGGGAATTACATTGCTAAGACCTGGATTTATTTCAAAAGAACAAATCGAGAAAGCGCTTCGAAGAAAAGTTAAAGAACGTGATAAAGAAGAAATTATAAATTCTCCGGGACAGATGAAAAACCATTACGCACCTGAAACCCCTTTGCATATAATAGAGTCACAAGATATAAGCTTCTCTGCTTTTAATAAATCGGTTGGCAAGCTGGATTTTGAAAAATACAGCTCACTTGAAGAAATTGCGAAAAATTTATTCAAGGATATAAGAGAGCTTGATGAGAAGGGATATTCGTACATCGTTGCAAAGAAAGTTGCAGATGAGGGG
The DNA window shown above is from Ignavibacteria bacterium and carries:
- a CDS encoding L-threonylcarbamoyladenylate synthase — its product is METIITKDIDKVCLDLMRNEAAVIPTETVYGLAAKAYNPDAVLKIYEIKERPKFNPLIVHIYDEKMLEEIAEEIPDFVLKLISKFCPGPLTFVLKKKKIIPDIVTAGLDTVAVRFPAHEMTRELLKSLKCPLCAPSANRSGKVSPTSAEEAFKELNGRVHFILDGGKCEIGIESTVIDCSGKGITLLRPGFISKEQIEKALRRKVKERDKEEIINSPGQMKNHYAPETPLHIIESQDISFSAFNKSVGKLDFEKYSSLEEIAKNLFKDIRELDEKGYSYIVAKKVADEGLGVAINDRLEKASSGKLSVHKERIKLLPK
- a CDS encoding cation diffusion facilitator family transporter; its protein translation is MHTELSDLTELGVKLKKKAIILSLTIGITLFFVKIAGYWLTGSAAILSDALESIVNIIASAFAFYSLILTLRPPNKNLPYGYGKIEYFSAGFEGALIVIAALFIMYYGVKDIIVGPELEKVDMGVIIIAFASLVNLLLGLYLIRSGKKTNSLILVADGKHILTDSITSIAAFVALILILITDYIYLDPIVAILIAMNILWTGFKLMKASVSGLMNQTDKDTLQKIADALEQEKFRNGNIIDIHQLRYWKSGDKYFLDFHIAVPADMKIEQAHKINEELQDFLRKKFNTTELEIMIHMDPCKPPKCPLCGESNCQHIDERMKLLPKWTVDKITGGPAYEA
- a CDS encoding NYN domain-containing protein, with protein sequence MEPIKDLRLAVLIDAENVPSTSIKGMLEEIAKYGTPAFKRIYADWTSPHVSRWKSALLENAITPIQQYSYTTGKNASDSAMIIDAMDILYSGRVNGFCLITSDSDFTRLATRLREAGMKVLGIGEKKTPVSFISACDKFIYIEILKKEQAHKSILSAPKKSKPSKKKTNKKSSAPIENTQPKNNNQNSTDTIDTIDKELVKSISDSVNDVADENGWAFLGELGDLIIKKQPDFDPRNYGFKKLLPLIKSLNRFEIDERETGKKNVKHVYLRAK
- the radA gene encoding DNA repair protein RadA translates to MKLKSVYICQNCGYNSPRWLGKCPECQQWNTFQEEVVEAKQSKTKKSEVAAKSAEIALISDIISNDYERTKTNLDELDRVLGGGLVKGSVLLIGGDPGIGKSTLMLQIANNIKDKKFLYVSGEESSFQIKLRSDRLKYHLNNFYVVSETNLEIVESVVENEKPEILVIDSIQTIYDPKLESASGTVSQLRDCTSALIKLAKSKGIIVFIVGHITKEGMIAGPKVLEHMVDVVLQFEGERTHSYRILRGIKNRFGSTNEIGIFEMTDTGLKEVLNPSEVFLSQRNYGASGCIISCSIEGSRPILIEVQGLVTSTNYGMPQRTASGFDYKRLNLLVAVLEKKLGLFLNKSDIFVNIAGGVKIDEPAIDLAIAMSIYSSSRDIPLDSETVVLGEIGLSGEIRTISYIDKRINEAAKLGFKKIIIPKGNLKNINTKNSKIDIVPVENIRNAIELLV
- the fbp gene encoding class 1 fructose-bisphosphatase, giving the protein MESKFKTLYRHIIEEERKTPEASGQLSDLLADIALACKLISLEVNRAGLVDILGLAGKENVQGEEVKKLDEYANDVLTTTMKLGGHICAVCSEEEETFIPLDDKFKDSETISNKYIVHFDPLDGSSNIDANISIGTIFSVYKRVSNEGPGTIEDCLQKGTEQVAAGYCVYGSSTVLVYCAGNGVHCFTLDPTVGEFILFGEDIQIPKKSKTYSVNEGNYCKWSKGMQNYIDYLKVDNKETNRPYGARYVGSLVADFHRNLLYGGIFMYPADNKNKNGKLRLMYEANPLSYIIEHAGGRSSNGSQRILDIKPDSLHQRVPLFIGSEEDVKQAEKFLKNN